One Nostoc sp. UHCC 0302 DNA window includes the following coding sequences:
- a CDS encoding NAD(P)H-quinone oxidoreductase subunit O has translation MAVKRGDLVRVVREKLENSVEAQASDPRFPSYLFDSKGEVVDVKGDYAFVKFGKVPTPNIWLRLDQLEEFK, from the coding sequence ATGGCTGTCAAAAGAGGTGATTTGGTTCGCGTTGTCCGCGAGAAACTAGAAAACAGTGTGGAAGCACAAGCTAGTGATCCTCGTTTTCCTTCTTATTTGTTCGACTCTAAGGGCGAAGTTGTTGATGTTAAAGGTGATTATGCCTTTGTTAAGTTCGGGAAAGTGCCAACACCAAATATTTGGTTACGTCTAGATCAACTCGAAGAATTTAAATAA
- the mdh gene encoding malate dehydrogenase — MSSFSSPILCNLPRITIIGAGRVGSTLTQRIAEKNLADVVLLDIVEGMPQGLALDLIEARGIELHNRQIIGTNNYADTSGSQIVVITAGIPRKPGMSRDDLLKTNAKIVVEAAKKAIAYSPNAIFIIVTNPLDVMTYLAWQATGLPRDRIMGMAGVLDSARFETFIALELGVLPADVKAMVLGSHGDLMVPLSRYATVNGIPITELLNAATIERLVERTRNGGAEIVELMQTGGAFFAPASATSVMVESILLNQSRLLPVAAYLQGEYELEDIVIGVPCRLGCGGIESVLELNLTDDEKAALRTSAQSVRKNIDRAQEILASISLT; from the coding sequence ATGTCTTCTTTTTCTTCCCCAATTCTATGTAACTTACCTCGTATCACCATCATTGGTGCAGGTAGGGTAGGCAGTACTTTAACCCAACGTATTGCCGAGAAAAATCTCGCTGATGTAGTTTTGCTAGATATCGTTGAGGGAATGCCTCAAGGACTGGCACTAGATTTAATTGAAGCTAGGGGAATTGAACTACATAATCGCCAGATTATTGGCACAAATAACTATGCTGATACATCTGGTTCGCAAATCGTGGTGATTACGGCAGGAATTCCCCGTAAACCAGGTATGAGTCGGGATGATTTGCTGAAAACCAATGCCAAGATTGTGGTAGAAGCAGCAAAAAAAGCGATCGCTTACTCTCCCAATGCAATTTTTATTATTGTCACCAATCCTTTGGATGTGATGACTTATTTAGCTTGGCAAGCAACTGGTTTACCACGCGATCGCATTATGGGTATGGCTGGCGTGTTAGACTCAGCCCGCTTTGAAACTTTCATCGCCCTGGAATTAGGAGTTTTGCCTGCTGATGTTAAAGCAATGGTATTGGGTAGCCACGGCGATTTAATGGTTCCCTTGTCTCGTTATGCCACTGTTAACGGCATCCCAATCACAGAATTGCTGAATGCAGCCACAATTGAACGCTTGGTAGAAAGAACCCGGAATGGGGGGGCGGAAATTGTCGAATTAATGCAGACAGGTGGTGCTTTTTTTGCACCCGCTTCTGCTACTAGTGTGATGGTGGAATCGATTTTGCTGAATCAGTCGCGGTTGTTACCTGTAGCGGCTTATCTTCAAGGTGAATACGAATTAGAAGATATTGTAATTGGCGTTCCCTGTCGCTTGGGATGCGGTGGAATTGAGAGTGTATTGGAGTTGAATCTCACCGATGATGAAAAGGCAGCTTTACGGACTTCGGCGCAATCTGTGCGTAAAAATATAGACCGGGCGCAGGAAATTTTAGCATCTATAAGCTTGACATAG
- a CDS encoding translation initiation factor yields MVENFLRKAKDLLLGSNNNQADRDAEYRDRDVRPASEDPYGDPADQGNFGDVRPASEDPYGDPADQVGQGYYGDVRPASEDPYGDPADQVDQGYFGDVRPASEDPYGDPADQDYRR; encoded by the coding sequence ATGGTAGAGAACTTTTTGCGAAAGGCGAAGGATTTGCTTCTAGGGTCGAACAATAATCAAGCTGATCGAGACGCTGAATACCGCGATCGCGATGTTCGTCCAGCCAGTGAAGACCCTTATGGTGATCCCGCAGATCAAGGGAATTTTGGTGATGTTCGTCCAGCCAGCGAAGATCCTTATGGTGACCCCGCAGATCAAGTAGGTCAAGGCTATTACGGTGACGTTCGTCCAGCCAGTGAAGACCCCTATGGTGATCCCGCAGATCAAGTAGATCAAGGGTACTTCGGCGATGTTCGTCCCGCTAGCGAAGACCCCTACGGCGACCCAGCAGATCAAGATTATCGCCGTTAA
- a CDS encoding P-loop NTPase fold protein, translating into MNNSLSSYSDLDKAITSHNPFDRSLVVRNHDIWNQSFPDVPSINAHASNGIFQAIEQIRAGNRSVIGITIKAEKGLGKSHLISRIRHSLQSKDYSFFVYMSEVDYGDLSKIHSKFLTTLANSLKQIGNQGVMQWQELATILVNEAYKTNYTPQHLIKRFPGVLAQNPKIVDALTAKILKLKPNIENPYLIQAILWTLSSDKIAFAINWLAGRDLAQSQADAMGLPNTHQDDKEAEAFQTVCQILDLIGDYRTVVTCFDELESLNCNEQGFTRSQVIALFAKDIYSKIKRGVLILAMFDETWTHQVKVVPQAESVIDRIGEKKFDLRHLNSDDVVTLVSYWLKDFYNTKNLTPPNPVYPFNEDELRELGKEKPIVRRVLQWCSTNWNLPGKPPQKVDPLHKVEIAFKKELAALDNTIDNYFENSNIIADAIKFALSSIKGESIERVKIEDVEELIVKNVDKGYLNFRIIGKEDERIVKIVVSVIQESSNRFVSAALKRLIDYKTFDMTRGCLVRAKDVKSNTRGKEHLDELLSKELGGEFVKLTIEDIKPLLAILFIKKACADYEISEEEITQFMSREKLVTENYLIREILSDPSGQIPNGLVDEDNVSEIQPVLHIKESEDVDFKLDNLLIKLGL; encoded by the coding sequence ATGAATAATTCTCTTTCTTCATATTCAGACCTCGACAAGGCTATTACAAGCCATAACCCATTTGACAGATCATTAGTGGTCAGAAATCATGATATCTGGAACCAAAGTTTCCCTGATGTTCCTTCTATAAACGCTCATGCTTCAAATGGTATTTTTCAGGCGATAGAGCAAATTCGTGCAGGAAATCGCTCAGTTATTGGAATAACAATCAAAGCAGAGAAGGGCTTGGGTAAAAGTCACTTGATCAGTAGGATTCGTCACTCTCTTCAGAGTAAAGATTATAGTTTTTTCGTCTACATGAGTGAGGTTGACTATGGTGACTTAAGCAAAATCCATTCTAAATTTCTAACAACTTTAGCAAATAGCTTAAAACAGATTGGTAATCAAGGTGTAATGCAATGGCAAGAATTGGCAACTATTTTAGTAAATGAAGCATATAAAACAAACTACACACCTCAACATTTGATCAAGAGATTTCCTGGAGTTTTAGCTCAAAATCCTAAAATAGTCGATGCTTTAACTGCCAAAATACTTAAACTCAAGCCAAATATTGAAAATCCTTATTTGATACAAGCTATTTTATGGACACTTTCTTCAGATAAAATTGCATTTGCAATTAACTGGCTTGCTGGCAGAGACTTAGCACAATCACAAGCTGATGCTATGGGATTACCAAACACTCACCAAGATGATAAAGAAGCTGAAGCATTTCAAACTGTATGCCAAATTTTAGACTTAATTGGTGATTATAGAACAGTAGTTACCTGCTTTGATGAGTTAGAAAGCCTCAATTGTAATGAGCAAGGTTTTACAAGATCGCAGGTTATTGCTCTCTTTGCAAAAGATATATATAGCAAAATTAAACGCGGAGTCCTAATTTTAGCGATGTTTGATGAGACTTGGACACACCAAGTTAAGGTTGTGCCACAAGCAGAATCAGTTATTGATAGAATTGGTGAAAAGAAGTTTGACTTAAGACATCTTAACAGTGATGATGTAGTAACTCTTGTCTCTTATTGGCTAAAAGATTTTTATAATACAAAAAATCTAACTCCACCTAATCCTGTATATCCTTTTAATGAAGACGAATTGAGAGAACTTGGTAAAGAGAAGCCAATAGTTAGAAGAGTTTTACAGTGGTGTTCAACTAACTGGAATTTACCCGGTAAACCACCGCAGAAAGTAGATCCACTACATAAAGTTGAAATAGCTTTTAAAAAAGAACTTGCAGCACTTGATAATACAATAGACAATTATTTTGAAAATAGTAATATCATAGCAGACGCTATAAAATTTGCTTTATCAAGTATTAAGGGTGAAAGTATAGAAAGAGTCAAAATTGAAGATGTTGAAGAACTTATAGTAAAAAATGTAGATAAAGGCTACCTTAATTTTAGAATTATTGGTAAAGAAGATGAAAGAATTGTGAAAATAGTAGTATCAGTTATACAGGAATCTAGCAATAGATTTGTGAGTGCTGCCTTAAAAAGATTAATAGATTATAAAACTTTTGACATGACTCGTGGTTGCTTAGTTCGTGCTAAAGACGTGAAATCTAACACTAGAGGTAAAGAACATTTAGATGAACTACTTTCTAAAGAGTTAGGAGGAGAATTTGTCAAGCTTACTATTGAAGATATTAAACCTCTGTTAGCTATCTTATTTATTAAAAAAGCCTGTGCAGATTATGAAATCAGTGAAGAAGAAATCACTCAGTTTATGAGTCGGGAGAAGCTGGTAACTGAAAATTATTTAATACGTGAGATTTTGAGCGATCCATCTGGGCAGATTCCTAATGGATTAGTTGATGAAGATAATGTTTCGGAAATCCAGCCAGTACTACATATAAAAGAAAGTGAAGATGTAGACTTTAAACTTGATAATTTACTCATTAAACTTGGTTTATGA
- a CDS encoding DUF1802 family protein: protein MSNLILINTALCLPTLDIEALIQGRKITALPRMFIRPGQRFALYPAESSVSIKAWAKCELCQILDETKPLDILSKLTIWTPKVLKEILQQQQYIFLAYLRVYQLPQLQEISVNPNIQEKLGKFVSLPNSLTVSEANPVLSDRIFGQRRRQLEKLEPPLHPELEELQSAIASLTISQPAVKELDNDIKVFLGWSSDKLIKQPNPNLAWINDIAKLGDRSIELEEKKSNYQAGTDFENIARQSLEFLGFKVENAYKGGAGGLDLFCSKPYPIVCECKAGRLIPSGTVEELVKLGGMHLGANQFLDSAKLVIGPGKPSTDILKAAQKWKVSIINAMTLQKLVELKAKYPGAINLVELQKYLEPGQIEYKIDEYIDKTEKEINLRSQIVQAVKEVCEPDNETSQVTQKVCTSTEIRAHYNATHSPKLNDETVHDLLIELSSPLTGYLGRDNKSDRFYFLRDLLIIPR, encoded by the coding sequence ATGAGTAATCTAATTTTGATTAACACTGCCCTATGTCTACCTACCCTAGATATTGAAGCTTTAATACAGGGACGAAAAATTACAGCTTTACCCAGAATGTTTATTCGTCCTGGGCAGAGATTTGCACTTTATCCTGCTGAATCTTCAGTTTCAATTAAAGCTTGGGCTAAATGTGAACTCTGCCAAATTTTAGACGAAACTAAGCCATTAGATATTTTGTCTAAATTAACAATATGGACACCAAAAGTATTAAAGGAGATATTACAGCAACAACAGTATATTTTTCTGGCTTACTTGCGTGTTTACCAGTTACCTCAGTTACAAGAAATATCAGTCAATCCGAACATTCAGGAAAAGCTAGGAAAATTTGTTAGTTTACCTAATTCTCTAACGGTTTCTGAAGCAAATCCTGTTTTGAGCGATCGCATCTTCGGCCAACGCAGACGCCAACTAGAAAAATTAGAGCCGCCACTGCATCCTGAATTAGAAGAATTGCAGAGCGCGATCGCATCCCTAACCATTAGCCAACCAGCAGTGAAAGAATTAGACAACGATATCAAAGTATTTTTGGGTTGGAGTAGTGACAAGCTCATTAAGCAACCAAATCCAAATTTAGCTTGGATAAATGATATTGCAAAATTAGGCGATCGCAGCATCGAGCTAGAGGAGAAAAAAAGTAACTACCAAGCTGGTACAGATTTTGAAAACATCGCACGTCAAAGTCTGGAGTTCTTAGGGTTCAAGGTTGAAAATGCTTATAAAGGTGGCGCTGGAGGCTTAGATTTATTTTGTTCAAAACCTTACCCTATTGTTTGCGAGTGTAAAGCAGGTAGGCTGATTCCTAGCGGTACAGTTGAGGAATTAGTTAAGCTAGGTGGAATGCATTTAGGTGCTAATCAATTTCTTGATTCAGCAAAGTTAGTAATTGGCCCTGGTAAACCATCTACGGATATACTAAAAGCCGCACAAAAATGGAAAGTAAGTATTATTAATGCTATGACATTACAAAAGCTAGTTGAACTAAAAGCCAAATATCCAGGCGCTATAAATTTAGTTGAGTTACAGAAATATTTAGAACCTGGACAAATTGAATACAAGATTGATGAATATATAGATAAAACTGAAAAAGAAATTAACTTGCGATCGCAGATTGTCCAAGCAGTCAAAGAAGTTTGTGAACCAGATAACGAAACTTCACAAGTTACGCAAAAAGTTTGCACATCTACAGAAATTCGCGCACATTACAATGCCACTCATAGCCCTAAGTTAAATGATGAAACAGTTCACGATTTATTGATAGAACTTTCCTCACCATTAACAGGCTACTTAGGACGAGATAACAAGAGCGATCGCTTTTACTTCCTGCGCGATTTACTAATTATCCCAAGATAG
- a CDS encoding aspartyl protease, giving the protein MIQGIFGNRGQLFFEIEFITDDGLNLPVDAMLDTGFTGFMAINKQDLDGLNWLFIRKERLRTAQGEARFNIYLGKVLLDGQEYEIPVYAGDEITEVLLGSEWLKILPLVVNYQLGILTLG; this is encoded by the coding sequence ATGATTCAGGGCATCTTTGGAAATAGGGGGCAGCTATTTTTTGAAATTGAATTTATTACTGATGATGGATTAAATCTGCCTGTGGATGCCATGTTGGATACTGGTTTCACAGGCTTTATGGCAATTAACAAGCAAGATTTAGATGGTCTTAATTGGCTGTTTATACGTAAGGAACGTTTGCGAACTGCACAGGGAGAAGCTAGATTTAATATCTATTTAGGTAAGGTGCTGCTGGATGGACAGGAGTATGAGATTCCTGTTTATGCAGGGGATGAAATAACTGAGGTATTGCTAGGTTCAGAATGGCTGAAGATTCTGCCGTTGGTGGTGAATTATCAGCTTGGAATTTTGACGCTAGGATGA
- a CDS encoding amino acid-binding protein, with the protein MHFTIQRQLTIALENYPGRLAAVSTTIAKERINIEAISLLDNIDQGVIRLVASDAANCKTLLVKQGFYVIEADVLAIELTDNPGQLALLSHALAAAKINIEYIYGSTIRAGENMRLMVKVSDLSKACQVLAELAEN; encoded by the coding sequence ATGCACTTTACAATCCAACGTCAACTAACAATAGCGCTGGAAAACTATCCTGGTCGTTTAGCTGCCGTCAGCACTACGATTGCCAAAGAGCGAATTAATATTGAAGCAATTTCCCTGCTGGATAACATAGACCAGGGCGTTATTCGCTTAGTCGCTAGTGATGCTGCCAACTGCAAAACCCTTTTAGTGAAACAGGGATTTTACGTAATTGAGGCGGATGTTTTAGCTATTGAATTGACAGATAATCCTGGACAATTAGCTCTCTTGAGCCATGCTCTAGCGGCTGCCAAAATTAACATTGAATATATCTATGGAAGCACTATCCGTGCTGGCGAAAATATGCGCCTGATGGTCAAAGTTTCTGATTTGAGTAAGGCTTGTCAAGTGCTTGCTGAACTGGCGGAAAATTGA
- the psbC gene encoding photosystem II reaction center protein CP43, producing MVTLSNRPSVLGGGRDQESSGFAWWSGNARLINLSGKLLGAHVAHSGLIVFWAGAMTLFEVAHFIPEKPMYEQGLILLPHLATLGWGVGAGGEVIDTFPYFVVGVLHLISSAVLGFGGIYHAVRGPETLEEYSSFFGYDWKDKNKMTNIIGFHLIILGCGALLLVLKAMFFGGIYDTWAPGGGDVRVITNPTLNPAVIFGYLIKSPFGGEGWIVSVDNLEDVIGGHIWVAFVCIAGGIYHILTKPFAWARRAFIWSGEAYLSYSLGALSLMGLIASCMVWYNNTVYPSEFFGPTGPEASQAQALTFLIRDQRLGANVGSAQGPTGLGKYLMRSPTGEIIFGGETMRFWDFRGPWLEPLRGPNGLDLEKIKNDIQPWQARRAAEYMTHAPLGSLNSVGGVATEINSFNYVSPRAWLACSHFVLGFFFLIGHLWHAGRARAAAGGFERGINRETEPVLFMNDLD from the coding sequence GTGGTAACGCTCTCTAATAGACCTTCAGTCTTAGGTGGCGGACGCGACCAAGAATCATCCGGATTTGCCTGGTGGTCTGGTAACGCGCGTTTGATCAACCTATCTGGTAAACTACTGGGCGCTCACGTAGCCCATTCTGGCTTAATTGTATTCTGGGCTGGAGCGATGACTTTGTTTGAAGTCGCTCACTTCATCCCCGAAAAGCCCATGTACGAGCAAGGCTTAATCCTGCTACCTCACCTCGCCACTTTAGGATGGGGTGTTGGTGCTGGTGGTGAAGTCATCGACACCTTCCCCTACTTTGTTGTTGGTGTACTCCACTTGATTTCCTCAGCTGTACTAGGTTTTGGCGGTATCTATCATGCCGTCCGTGGCCCAGAAACCCTAGAAGAATACTCTTCCTTCTTTGGTTACGACTGGAAAGACAAGAACAAGATGACCAACATCATCGGCTTCCACCTGATCATCCTGGGATGCGGTGCGCTGCTGTTGGTACTGAAGGCAATGTTTTTCGGTGGTATCTACGATACTTGGGCGCCCGGTGGTGGTGATGTTCGCGTCATTACTAACCCAACACTCAACCCAGCAGTCATCTTCGGTTATCTGATCAAGTCTCCCTTCGGTGGTGAAGGCTGGATTGTTAGCGTCGATAACTTAGAAGATGTGATCGGCGGTCATATCTGGGTTGCCTTTGTATGTATCGCTGGCGGTATTTACCACATTCTTACCAAGCCTTTTGCTTGGGCGCGTCGTGCGTTCATTTGGTCTGGTGAAGCTTACCTCTCCTACAGCTTGGGTGCGCTCTCTTTGATGGGCCTCATCGCTTCCTGTATGGTTTGGTACAACAACACTGTTTACCCCAGCGAATTCTTTGGCCCTACTGGCCCTGAAGCTTCTCAGGCTCAAGCTCTGACCTTCTTAATCCGTGACCAACGCTTAGGTGCTAACGTCGGTTCTGCACAAGGCCCCACAGGTTTAGGTAAGTACCTGATGCGCTCTCCTACTGGTGAAATCATCTTCGGTGGTGAAACCATGCGCTTCTGGGATTTCCGTGGCCCTTGGTTAGAACCTCTCCGCGGCCCCAACGGTCTTGATCTGGAGAAAATCAAGAATGATATTCAGCCTTGGCAAGCTCGTCGCGCTGCTGAATACATGACTCACGCTCCTCTGGGTTCTTTGAACTCTGTAGGTGGTGTGGCTACCGAAATCAACTCTTTCAACTACGTGTCTCCTCGCGCTTGGTTGGCGTGTTCTCACTTCGTATTAGGTTTCTTCTTCCTAATCGGTCACCTATGGCACGCTGGTCGCGCTCGTGCAGCAGCTGGTGGTTTCGAAAGAGGTATTAACCGTGAAACTGAGCCAGTGTTGTTCATGAACGACCTAGACTAA
- the psbD gene encoding photosystem II D2 protein (photosystem q(a) protein), with amino-acid sequence MTIAVGRAPSRGWFDVLDDWLKRDRFVFVGWSGILLFPCAYLALGGWLTGTTFVTSWYTHGLASSYLEGCNFLTVAVSTPADSMGHSLLLLWGPEAQGDLTRWFQLGGLWPFVALHGAFALIGFMLRQFEIARLVGIRPYNALAFSAPIAVFVSVFLMYPLGQSSWFFAPSFGVAAIFRFLLFLQGFHNWTLNPFHMMGVAGVLGGALLCAIHGATVENTLFEDGEGANTFRAFNPTQSEETYSMVTANRFWSQIFGIAFSNKRWLHFFMLFVPVTGLWMSAVGIVGLALNLRAYDFVSQELRAAEDPEFETFYTKNILLNEGIRAWMAPQDQPHEQFIFPEEVLPRGNAL; translated from the coding sequence ATGACCATCGCAGTAGGACGCGCCCCCAGTAGAGGGTGGTTTGACGTACTAGACGACTGGTTGAAGCGCGATCGCTTCGTATTCGTAGGTTGGTCAGGGATATTATTATTTCCCTGCGCTTACCTAGCATTAGGCGGTTGGCTGACCGGGACAACATTTGTCACATCGTGGTACACCCACGGATTAGCCTCATCTTACCTAGAAGGCTGTAACTTCCTGACAGTGGCAGTATCAACACCAGCAGACAGCATGGGACACTCCTTGCTGCTGTTGTGGGGGCCAGAAGCCCAAGGTGACCTGACACGCTGGTTCCAACTAGGTGGATTGTGGCCATTCGTAGCCCTGCACGGAGCCTTTGCTTTAATTGGCTTCATGTTAAGGCAATTTGAAATAGCACGGCTAGTAGGAATTCGTCCCTACAACGCGCTAGCATTCTCAGCCCCAATTGCGGTATTCGTCAGCGTCTTCTTGATGTACCCCTTGGGACAATCGTCTTGGTTCTTTGCACCCAGCTTTGGAGTAGCAGCAATCTTCCGATTCTTGCTGTTCCTGCAAGGGTTCCACAACTGGACACTCAACCCATTCCACATGATGGGAGTAGCAGGGGTACTAGGTGGAGCGCTATTGTGCGCGATTCATGGTGCGACAGTTGAAAACACCCTATTTGAAGACGGCGAAGGTGCAAACACCTTCCGGGCATTCAACCCCACCCAATCAGAAGAAACCTACTCAATGGTGACAGCAAACCGATTCTGGTCACAGATATTCGGGATTGCTTTCTCCAACAAGCGCTGGTTGCACTTCTTCATGTTGTTTGTGCCAGTCACAGGCTTGTGGATGAGTGCTGTGGGTATCGTTGGTCTGGCACTCAACCTGCGGGCTTACGACTTCGTTTCTCAAGAATTGCGGGCGGCAGAAGACCCGGAATTTGAAACTTTCTATACCAAAAACATTTTGTTGAACGAGGGTATCCGCGCTTGGATGGCTCCTCAAGATCAGCCTCACGAACAATTTATATTCCCTGAGGAGGTATTGCCTCGTGGTAACGCTCTCTAA
- a CDS encoding photosystem I assembly protein Ycf4, with translation MTVSTTINKGDRLLHQNVLGSRRFSNYWWATIVTLGATGFLLAGISSYLKVNLLIVTDPTQLVFVPQGLVMGLYGTAGLLLALYLWLVILWDVGGGYNEFNQETGTIKIFRWGFPGKNRRIEINSRIQDVQAVRINIKEGLNPLRALYLRIKGRRDIPLTRVGQPLSLTELEVQGAELARFLGVPLEGL, from the coding sequence ATGACGGTATCAACAACGATTAACAAAGGCGATCGCCTCCTGCATCAAAATGTTCTCGGTTCTCGTCGGTTCAGTAACTACTGGTGGGCAACTATCGTTACCTTGGGAGCTACAGGCTTTTTGCTGGCTGGGATATCCAGTTACCTAAAAGTTAATTTACTCATAGTTACCGATCCAACTCAACTAGTATTTGTCCCCCAAGGATTGGTTATGGGGTTATATGGGACTGCTGGCTTGCTTTTAGCCCTATACCTCTGGCTAGTAATTTTATGGGACGTCGGCGGCGGTTATAACGAGTTTAATCAGGAAACTGGCACAATTAAAATCTTTCGATGGGGATTTCCTGGCAAAAACCGCCGTATTGAGATTAATAGCCGCATACAAGACGTGCAGGCTGTACGAATAAATATCAAAGAAGGTCTCAATCCTCTTCGCGCACTCTACCTACGCATTAAAGGTCGGCGAGACATACCTTTAACACGGGTCGGACAACCATTATCTTTAACAGAATTGGAAGTACAAGGTGCGGAATTAGCCCGTTTTTTGGGAGTACCGCTGGAAGGTCTTTAG
- a CDS encoding peptidylprolyl isomerase, which produces MRLKFSQFLIAFLMISTLMLGGCSTGQVASTSSPTSVATSPASETSTNQTTEATSVSETTNESVPGMTDLPRLEGKATVVITVKGSPITVEVDGTNAPITAGNFVDLVQKGVYDGLAFHRVVRDPQPFVVQGGDPQSKDPKFPVARLGTGSYTDPKTGRERYIPLEIKPKGAATPEYNKPFDATARPVELAHKLGAVAMARSQQPDSASSQFYFALADLPFLDGSYAVFGNVTQGFDVVNKIQQGDRIDSAKVTQGAENLKTPGQ; this is translated from the coding sequence ATGCGGTTAAAATTTTCACAATTTTTGATTGCTTTTTTGATGATCAGTACTTTGATGTTGGGAGGATGTTCAACTGGGCAAGTCGCTTCTACTTCTTCTCCAACCTCGGTAGCTACTTCTCCAGCAAGCGAGACAAGTACGAATCAGACTACTGAAGCAACATCTGTATCAGAAACTACTAACGAGAGTGTACCAGGAATGACCGATTTACCACGGCTCGAAGGCAAAGCTACTGTGGTGATCACAGTTAAAGGCTCACCAATTACTGTCGAAGTAGACGGTACTAATGCGCCAATTACTGCTGGCAACTTTGTAGATTTAGTGCAAAAAGGTGTTTACGATGGTTTAGCTTTTCATCGCGTTGTGCGTGACCCTCAACCTTTTGTGGTTCAAGGCGGCGATCCTCAAAGCAAAGACCCAAAATTCCCGGTGGCTAGATTAGGAACGGGTAGTTATACTGATCCCAAAACCGGGAGAGAGCGTTATATACCTCTAGAAATTAAACCAAAAGGTGCAGCTACACCTGAGTACAATAAACCATTTGATGCTACTGCTCGACCCGTTGAGTTGGCTCACAAGCTGGGTGCAGTGGCAATGGCGCGATCGCAACAACCAGACTCAGCTTCCTCGCAATTTTACTTTGCCCTAGCGGATTTGCCATTTCTAGATGGTAGCTACGCCGTGTTTGGTAACGTGACTCAAGGCTTCGATGTCGTGAACAAAATTCAACAAGGCGATCGCATTGATTCCGCTAAGGTTACCCAAGGCGCGGAAAATCTGAAAACCCCAGGTCAGTAG
- a CDS encoding beta-ketoacyl-ACP synthase translates to MKVVVTGIGLVSALGGSLEDSWQTLLAGQSGIKLHQPFPELEPLPLGLIGQQPVGLKSLTHQVVASAVQDAGLVTPLADCAVVIGSSRSHQASWEILAREIENERIGEEKWKNSPLCQFSKEEWLDTLPHMSAIAAARQIGASGIVLAPMAACATGIWALAQAALLVQSGQCQRAIAGAVEAPITPLSLVGFQQMGALAKTGAYPFDLHREGLVLGEGAAVFVLESADLAKQRQAKIYGEILGFGLTNDAYHTNSPEPDGKSAIAAIKQSLERSCRTLRDIDYIHAHGTATQLNDRMESMVIQRLFPQRVAVSSTKGATGHTLGASGALGVAFSLMALKHQILPPCVGLRQPAFDLDLVKVASKSKIGRVLCLSFGFGGQNAAIALAR, encoded by the coding sequence GTGAAGGTTGTTGTTACTGGTATTGGTTTAGTTTCCGCTTTAGGTGGAAGTTTAGAGGATAGCTGGCAAACATTGCTGGCAGGACAATCTGGAATTAAATTACATCAACCATTTCCAGAACTGGAACCACTGCCTTTGGGATTAATTGGTCAACAACCAGTTGGATTAAAAAGCCTGACTCACCAGGTTGTTGCATCTGCTGTGCAAGATGCAGGTTTGGTTACGCCTTTAGCTGATTGCGCTGTAGTAATTGGTTCAAGTCGCTCTCATCAAGCATCTTGGGAAATACTGGCGCGGGAGATTGAAAACGAAAGAATAGGGGAAGAAAAGTGGAAAAATTCCCCTCTCTGCCAGTTCTCTAAAGAGGAGTGGCTAGATACTCTGCCTCACATGAGTGCGATCGCAGCTGCACGACAAATCGGCGCATCTGGCATAGTTTTAGCTCCAATGGCAGCTTGCGCCACTGGAATTTGGGCGCTTGCTCAAGCAGCTTTACTTGTGCAATCTGGGCAATGTCAAAGGGCGATAGCTGGAGCAGTAGAAGCACCAATTACACCCCTATCTTTGGTAGGATTTCAGCAAATGGGTGCTTTGGCAAAAACAGGGGCTTATCCCTTTGATTTGCACAGAGAAGGTTTGGTATTGGGCGAAGGCGCAGCTGTGTTTGTCTTAGAATCAGCAGATTTGGCAAAGCAGCGTCAAGCAAAGATTTATGGTGAAATTCTGGGTTTTGGCTTGACAAACGATGCCTATCATACTAATTCACCAGAACCTGATGGTAAAAGTGCGATCGCAGCCATAAAACAATCTCTAGAACGTAGTTGTCGGACACTACGTGATATCGATTACATTCATGCTCATGGTACAGCTACGCAGTTAAATGACCGCATGGAGAGCATGGTAATCCAGCGTTTGTTCCCTCAAAGAGTTGCAGTTAGTTCAACGAAGGGAGCTACAGGTCATACTTTAGGAGCATCAGGAGCCTTGGGTGTAGCTTTTTCTCTGATGGCACTGAAGCATCAAATTTTACCGCCTTGTGTAGGATTAAGGCAACCAGCGTTTGATTTGGATTTGGTGAAGGTAGCCAGTAAAAGTAAAATTGGGCGAGTGTTATGTTTGAGTTTTGGCTTTGGTGGTCAGAATGCAGCCATCGCTTTAGCAAGATAA